A region from the Triticum aestivum cultivar Chinese Spring chromosome 3D, IWGSC CS RefSeq v2.1, whole genome shotgun sequence genome encodes:
- the LOC123074623 gene encoding zinc finger A20 and AN1 domain-containing stress-associated protein 2-like, with the protein MEQGSKNPDDPGQLPLPCASGCGFFGSPDTGGLCSKCFRDSLRRAEALAQLELQAAAATSKEVEEEGARRAKARGRCASCGRKVGLMGFECRCGGVFCGEHRYSDRHDCCYDYRGAGRDAISQANPVVRADKVDKF; encoded by the coding sequence ATGGAGCAGGGGAGCAAGAATCCGGACGACCCCGGTCAGCTCCCGCTCCCCTGCGCCAGCGGCTGCGGCTTCTTCGGCTCCCCGGACACCGGCGGCCTCTGCTCCAAGTGCTTCCGCGACAGCCTCCGCCGCGCCGAGGCCCTGGCCCAGCTGGAGCTccaagcggcggcggcgacgtccaaggaggtggaggaggagggggcgaggaGGGCAAAGGCAAGGGGCAGGTGCGCGTCGTGCGGGAGGAAGGTGGGCCTGATGGGGTTCGAGTGCCGGTGCGGCGGCGTGTTCTGCGGCGAGCACCGCTACTCGGACCGGCACGACTGCTGCTACGACTACAGGGGCGCCGGCCGCGACGCCATCTCCCAGGCCAACCCCGTCGTCAGGGCTGACAAGGTCGACAAGTTCTGA